GTTGACCACGGCGAAGGACAGGAAGGACGGCACCAGGGCCGTGCCCTTCTTGAAGACGTAGCCGCGGTCGAGGATCGTGCCGATGATCGACGCGTACGTCGACGGGCGGCCGATCTCCCGCTCCTCCAGCTCCTTGACCAGGGAGGCCTCGGTGTAGCGGGCCGGGGGCTTGGTGGCGTGGCCGTCGACCGTGACCTCCTCGGCGGACAGCGCGTCGCCCTCGGCGACCTGGGGCAGCCGGCGCTCGCGGTCGTCCAGCTCGGCGTTCGGGTCGTCGGCACCCTCGACGTACGCCTTCAGGAAGCCGTGGAAGGTGATCGTCTTGCCGGAGGCGCTGAACTCGGCGTCCCGGCCGTCGGCGGCGGTGCCCGCGATCCTGACCGTCACGCTGTTGCCGGTCGCGTCCTTCATCTGGGAGGCGACCGTGCGCTTCCAGATCAGTTCGTAGAGCCTGAACCGGTCGCCGGTCAGGCCGGTCTCGGCGGGAGTGCGGAAGCGGTCGCCCGAGGGCCGGATCGCCTCGTGGGCCTCCTGCGCGTTCTTGACCTTGGCGGCGTACGTACGCGGCTGCGGCGGCAGGTAGTCGGCGCCGTACAGCTGGGTGACCTGGGCGCGGGCGGCGGCGACGGCCGTGTCGCTCAGGGTCGTGGAGTCCGTGCGCATGTACGTGATGTAGCCGTTCTCGTACAGCTTCTGCGCGATCTGCATGGTCGCCTTCGCGCCGAAGCCGAGCTTGCGGCTGGCCTCCTGCTGCAGCGTCGTCGTACGGAACGGGGCGTACGGCGAGCGGCGGTACGGCTTGGACTCGACGGACCGCACGGAGAAGCGGGTGTTCTCCAGGGCGGTGGCGAGGGCGCGGGCGCCCGCCTCGTCGAGGTGGAGGGTGTTCGCGCCCTTGAGCCGTCCGAGGGAGTCGAAGTCGCGGCCCTGCGCGACCCGCCTGCCGTCGACGGCCTGCAGGCGGGCGACCAGCGACGACGGGTCCGACGGGTCCCCCGCGCGGCCGGTCGCGAAGGTACCCGTCAGGTCCCAGTACTCGGCGGAACGGAACGCGATGCGCTCGCGTTCCCGCTCCACGACGAGCCGGGTGGCGACGGACTGGACCCGGCCCGCGGACAGCCGCGGCATGACCTTCTTCCACAGCACCGGCGAGACCTCGTAGCCGTAGAGACGGTCGAGGATGCGGCGGGTCTCCTGGGCGTCGACCATGCGCTGGTTGAGGTCGCGCGGGTTGGCGACGGCCGCGCGGATCGCGTCCTTGGTGATCTCGTGGAAGACCATCCGCTTGACCGGGACCTTGGGCTTCAGGACTTCCAGGAGGTGCCACGCGATGGCTTCGCCCTCGCGGTCCTCATCGGTGGCGAGGAAGAGTTCGTCGGAGTCCTTCAGCAGGTCCTTGAGCTTCTTGACCTGGGCCCTCTTGTCGGCGTTGACGACATAGATCGGCTCGAAGTCGTGTTCCACGTCCACACCGAGGCGGCGGACCTCGCCGGTGTACTTCTCGGGCACCTCGGCGGCGCCGTTGGGAAGGTCACGGATGTGCCCGACGCTCGCTTCGACTACGTAGCCGGGGCCGAGGTAGCCCTTGATCGTCTTCGCCTTGGCAGGCGACTCGACGATGACGAGTCGGCGGCCGCCCTGTGCGGTCTCGCTGGTCGGGGACAACTTCGCTCTTCTCTCCGGTCGACACTGGGGCCTCCCCAGGCCTTGGTCCCGGGGGCACGGCGTACTGCACGGCTGGTGTGACGCTGCGGAGTGTGACGGTACATCCCGCTCCCGTGTCAAACGGGAAAAGCCCACAACGGCCACTCGAACGGTAACCCGACTCCCGGCATTCCTGCCGCCCGGACCACCGGCCGTCCCCGGGACCCCTGTCCGGAGCGTGCCGCTCCCATTACTCATACGATCATGAGCCCGCCGACGTCAGAGGCGGCCGAGGCAGTACCCGGCGAGGCCCAGCGCGACCGCGCCGGCCGCGCCGGCGACGGCGGCCGATGCGACGCGGCTCACACCGTCGGCGACGGGCTCGCGGCGTCGCAGCCGGATGCCGGTCCATACCAGCAGAGCACCCCCGAACAGGGCGAACACCATTCCCGCGAAGATCGCCGGTCCGCTCTCCATGATCCAGCCCACCCCTCCCGGGCCGTCCGTCCGTGCCCAGCGCGGGGAGAGTGGCACGCGCGGGAGACGGGCGAGCGAAATCGGGGTGAAGCGGAAGGTGGAGCCCTGCCGAACAGAAAATCGAACAAGAGGATCTGCGGTCCGTGGACATATTTTTCCGGCCGTTTTCACGGCACCGGCGCGTCCGTTCCGCGCCACGGCCGTGCACCGGCGGCCCGGACGCGGCTGCCGCGGCCCGGGAGCCGGAGCACGGACGCGGCACGGACGGCACGGACGGCACGGACGGCACGGACGGCGACCGGGTACGGCGGGCCCGTACGGCCCGGGAACGGCACGCGGTCCCACTGCCGCGCCCCGCCCGGCACGACCGGCTCGCCGCGCGCACCGGGCCCTGGGCCGCCGGACACGGGGCCGCCGGGCACCGGGCCATCGGGCACCGGGCCGGCCCAGGTCACGCCCGGTCCGCCCCGGCCGGCTCCAGGAAGCCCTGCCCGACCAGCAGCCGGATCTGCGCGGGCGTGCGGTCGCGCAGCAGCACGGGGTCCTCGCCGACGAGCTGGGCGATGGCGTCCAGGATGCGGCCGGCGCTCAGCGTGCCGTCGCACACGCCCGCGAACCCGGCGCCGACCGTGTCGACCTTCGTGGCGCGGCGCATCCCGCGGTGCTGGCGCAGCACCACGTGCTCCGGGTCCTCGGCGCCGGGCAGTCCGACCTGTTCCTGGACCACCTCGGCGGCGAGCCTGAAGTGTGCCTCCAGCAGGGCCGCGTCGTCGTGCTCCCGGAGGTAGTCGAGGCGCTCGAAGTGCCGCCGGACCGTCTCACCGAGGGGTTGTTCGACCGGGTGCGGCCACTCCTCCACGGTCACCGAGGGCTCGGCCGCCCCCGTGCGGCGCAGGGTGATCCAGCCGAAGCCGACCGCCCTGACCTTGCGCGCCTCGAACTCGTCCAGCCAGGCGTCGTACCGCGCCTGGTACTCCGCCGGGTCCGCACGGTGGTCGCCGGCGTCCCGGAGCCACAGCTCGGCGTACTGCGTGACGTCCTGCACCTCGCGCTGCACGATCCAGGCGTCGCAGCCGCGCGGCACCCACGACCTCAGCCTGTCCTGCCAGTCCTCCCCCGCCACGTGCTGCCAGTTGGCGAGGAACTGCGCGAACCCGCCCTCGGCGAGCCGCTCCCCCGCCTGCTGGACGAGCGAGCGGCACAGGTCGTCCCCGCCCATTCCGCCGTCGCGGTAGGTCAGCCGGGCGCCCGGCGAGATGACGAAGGGCGGGTTGGACACGATCAGGTCGAACCTCTCGTCGTCCCGGACCGGCTCGAACAGCGAGCCCTCGCGCAGGTCGGCGGCCGGCGCCCCGGACAGGGCGAGCGTGAGCGCCGTGATGTGCAGCGCGCGCGGGTTGAGGTCGGTGGCCGTCACGCGCGTGGCGTGCTGGGCGGCGTGCAGCGCCTGGATGCCGGAGCCGGTGCCGAGGTCGAGGGCGGCGGCGACGGGCGTGCGGACGGTGATGCCGGCCAGGGTCGTGGAGGCGCCGCCCACACCGAGGACGACACCCTCGTCGCGTTGTCCGACGCCGCCCGCGCCGCCGACCGCGCAGCCGAGGTCGGACACGATGAACCAGTCCTCGCCGCCCGGTCCGCCGTAGGGCCGTACGTCCACGGTGGCGGCCACCTCGTCGCCGCCCGCACGCGTGAGCCAGCCGCCCTCCAGGGCGTCCCCGACCGGCAGGACGTCCGCCACGCGCGCGTGCGGCACCGGCTGCTGGAGCAGGAACAGCCGGACGAGCGTCTCCAGCGGCGTGTCACCGCGGGTGGCCCGCAGGGCGGGCACGGTCTCGCTGCGGGCCAGCGCCGCGTACGCGGGGGCACCGAGCAGGTCGAGCAGCCCGTCGGCGGTGAAGGAGGCGGCGAGCAGGGCGTCGCGCAGGCGCGCGGCGGTGCCGGGCCGGTCGGCGGCGGGCAGGGGGGCGGGGCCTGAGTCAGTCACGTCCTCCATTGTGGCCCGCGAACGGTGCCGCGGAGGGCCCCGGCGGGGCCGGCCGCGGCACCGCCAGGGCCTCAGCCGACCGTCGCCGAGGGCGAGGCGCTGATCTTCTTGCAGCTGGCCTGCTCGGCGATCGCCTCCTTGACGTCGCCCTGCTCCAAGTTCTTCAGCGCCTCGGTGCCGTTCCGGCTCTGCTTCTCCAGGTCCTTCATCTCGGTGGCGACGTCGTGCAGCCCCGTGGCGAACTTCCCCTGGTCCTTGGTGTCGAGCGCGTCCACCTTCTTCTCCAGGTCGGCGTACGACGCGGAGAGACCGTCGATGTTCTTGACGGCGTCCTGCTGCCGCTTGGCACCGCCGTCCACCCCGGGGGGCGCCCCGGCGTCACCGATGGCGGCGGCGATCGCCTTGTAGCCGTCCGACATGTCCTGGAAGGCCTGCGCGTACGCCTTCTGGAGCTCGTCGGGCGTGCCGGTGGTGTCCGCGGCCGTCTTGTCGATCACCGCGTTGGCCGCCTTGATCTTCGCGTCCTGCGCGGGCACGGCGTCGCACACCGACTTGGCCCAGGCCTGCAGCTTGGGGTCGGGGCCGTCGTCCTTGCCGCCGCATCCCGACAGCGCCACCACCAGTGCCGCACCACCGGACAGCGCGGCCGCGAGCTTCTTGTTCACCGGATTGGTCCCTTCCATGGCTCTCGGCCCACGGACCTTACACGGCGGACGCACACGATACGCATACCGAACAACACGTACATCATCTTTTGCGATGATTTCCCGGGGAGAGACAAGGCTCACCACGTGGGCGGGTCCACGGTGTCCCCGCACGCGGAAGCGGGCGGTCGGCGCATCGGCATGCGCCGACCGCCCACCCGTTGAGCAGGACTCCCGGAAGGGCCTACGACACCACGGCCGCGCCGGTCGAGTCGTCCACCCGGCCGGCGTTACCGTCGTCACCGACGGTGATGCCGCGCCGCTTGGAGATGTACACCGCGACGACGATCACCAGCAGCGCGAGGACCGCGATCCCGATCCTCACACCGAGGTTCTCGTCGTCGCCGTAGGAGAACCTGATCACCGCGGGCGCGATGAGCAGGGCGACCAGGTTCATGACCTTCAACAGCGGGTTGATGGCCGGTCCGGCGGTGTCCTTGAAGGGATCGCCGACCGTGTCGCCGATCACCGTGGCCGCGTGGGCCTCGCTGCCCTTGCCGCCGTGGTGGCCGTCCTCCACCAGCTTCTTGGCGTTGTCCCAGGCACCGCCGGAATTGGCGAGGAAGACCGCCATGAGCGTGCCCGCGCCGATCGCGCCCGCGAGGAAGGAGCCGAGCGCGCCGACGCCGAGCGTGAACCCGATGAAGAGCGGCGCCAGGACGGCGAGCAGACCGGGCGTGGCGAGCTCGCGCAGGGCGTCCTTGGTGCAGATGTCGACGACCTTGCCGTACTCCGGTTTCTCGGTGAAGTCCATGATCCCGGGTTTCTCGCGGAACTGCCGCCGCACTTCGAACACCACGGAGCCCGCCGACCGCGACACGGCGTTGATGGCGAGTCCGGAGAAGAGGAAGACGACCGCGGCGCCCGCGACGAGACCGACGAGGTTGTTGGGCTGGGAGATGTCCATGGACAGGCTCAGCGGCGCGCCCGGACCGGTGAGGCCGGTCCCGACGTCCCGCACGCCGGTGGTGATCGCGTCGCGGTACGACCCGAAGAGCGCCGACGCCGCGAGCACGGCGGTGGCGATGGCGATGCCCTTGGTGATGGCCTTGGTGGTGTTGCCGACCGCGTCCAGGTCGGTGAGCACCTGGGCGCCCGCGCCCTGGACGTCGCCGGACATCTCGGCGATGCCCTGCGCGTTGTCGGAGACCGGCCCGAAGGTGTCCATGGCGACGATCACGCCGACCGTGGTGAGCAGCCCGGTGCCGGCCAGCGCGACCGCGAACAGCGCGAGCATGATCGACGCCCCGCCGAGCAGGAACGCGCCGTACACACCGAGCCCGATCAGCAGGGCGGTGTAGACGGCCGACTCCAGGCCCACCGAGATGCCGGAGAGGATGACGGTGGCCGGACCCGTGAGGGAGGTCTTGCCGATGTCCCTGACCGGGCGCCGGCCGGTCTCGGTGAAGTAGCCGGTCAGCTGCTGGATGACGGCGGCCAGGAGAATGCCGATGGCCACCGCGACCAGGGCGAGGACCCGCGGATCGCCGCCCCTGCCCCGGATGGCCGCGTCGGTGACACCGTGCAGGCCGGAGTACGACGACGGCAGGTAGGTGAAGACCGCGAGCGCCACCAGCACCAGGGAGATCACCGCGGAGACGAAGAAGCCGCGGTTGATCGCGCTCATGCCGCTGCGGTCGGCGTGCCGCGGGGCGACCGCGAAGATGCCGATCATGGCGGTGAGCACGCCGATCGCCGGCAC
This is a stretch of genomic DNA from Streptomyces sp. TG1A-8. It encodes these proteins:
- the topA gene encoding type I DNA topoisomerase; amino-acid sequence: MSPTSETAQGGRRLVIVESPAKAKTIKGYLGPGYVVEASVGHIRDLPNGAAEVPEKYTGEVRRLGVDVEHDFEPIYVVNADKRAQVKKLKDLLKDSDELFLATDEDREGEAIAWHLLEVLKPKVPVKRMVFHEITKDAIRAAVANPRDLNQRMVDAQETRRILDRLYGYEVSPVLWKKVMPRLSAGRVQSVATRLVVERERERIAFRSAEYWDLTGTFATGRAGDPSDPSSLVARLQAVDGRRVAQGRDFDSLGRLKGANTLHLDEAGARALATALENTRFSVRSVESKPYRRSPYAPFRTTTLQQEASRKLGFGAKATMQIAQKLYENGYITYMRTDSTTLSDTAVAAARAQVTQLYGADYLPPQPRTYAAKVKNAQEAHEAIRPSGDRFRTPAETGLTGDRFRLYELIWKRTVASQMKDATGNSVTVRIAGTAADGRDAEFSASGKTITFHGFLKAYVEGADDPNAELDDRERRLPQVAEGDALSAEEVTVDGHATKPPARYTEASLVKELEEREIGRPSTYASIIGTILDRGYVFKKGTALVPSFLSFAVVNLLEKHFGRLVDYDFTARMEDDLDRIARGEAQAVPWLKRFYFGEGTATATATATAADAGNGDGDHLGGLKELVTDLGAIDAREVSSFPVGNDIVLRVGRYGPYIERGEKDSGNHQRADIPEDLAPDELSVELAEELLAKPSGDFELGTDPETGHQIIARDGRYGPYVTEVLPEGTPKTGKNAVKPRTASLLKSMSLDTVTLQDALRLMSLPRVVGTDADGVEITAQNGRYGPYLKKGTDSRSLQSEDQIFTITLEEAQAIYAQPKQRGRAAAKPPLKELGEDPVSGRPVVVKDGRFGPYVTDGETNATLRSGDSVETITPERGFELLAEKRAKAPAKKTAKKAVTAKKTAPAKKAAAKKTAAKKTTTAAKKTTAKKTTAKKAAASRATASGTED
- a CDS encoding class I SAM-dependent methyltransferase, with the translated sequence MEDVTDSGPAPLPAADRPGTAARLRDALLAASFTADGLLDLLGAPAYAALARSETVPALRATRGDTPLETLVRLFLLQQPVPHARVADVLPVGDALEGGWLTRAGGDEVAATVDVRPYGGPGGEDWFIVSDLGCAVGGAGGVGQRDEGVVLGVGGASTTLAGITVRTPVAAALDLGTGSGIQALHAAQHATRVTATDLNPRALHITALTLALSGAPAADLREGSLFEPVRDDERFDLIVSNPPFVISPGARLTYRDGGMGGDDLCRSLVQQAGERLAEGGFAQFLANWQHVAGEDWQDRLRSWVPRGCDAWIVQREVQDVTQYAELWLRDAGDHRADPAEYQARYDAWLDEFEARKVRAVGFGWITLRRTGAAEPSVTVEEWPHPVEQPLGETVRRHFERLDYLREHDDAALLEAHFRLAAEVVQEQVGLPGAEDPEHVVLRQHRGMRRATKVDTVGAGFAGVCDGTLSAGRILDAIAQLVGEDPVLLRDRTPAQIRLLVGQGFLEPAGADRA
- a CDS encoding small secreted protein, which produces MEGTNPVNKKLAAALSGGAALVVALSGCGGKDDGPDPKLQAWAKSVCDAVPAQDAKIKAANAVIDKTAADTTGTPDELQKAYAQAFQDMSDGYKAIAAAIGDAGAPPGVDGGAKRQQDAVKNIDGLSASYADLEKKVDALDTKDQGKFATGLHDVATEMKDLEKQSRNGTEALKNLEQGDVKEAIAEQASCKKISASPSATVG
- a CDS encoding sodium-translocating pyrophosphatase; translated protein: MAELSIPQQSGHPASLAAAVLTDDNRIIVVVIAAVAVSALVVAGVLVRQVLAAGEGTEGMKRIAEAVQEGAKAYLARQLRTLGAFAVVVFLLLMLLPADDWNQRAGRSVFFLIGALFSAATGYIGMWLAVRSNVRVAAAAREATPAEGEPEKDLTTVSHTAMKIAFRTGGVVGMFTVGLGLLGASCVVLVYAADAPKVLEGFGLGAALIAMFMRVGGGIFTKAADVGADLVGKVEQGIPEDDPRNAATIADNVGDNVGDCAGMAADLFESYAVTLVAALILGKAAFGDAGLAFPLLVPAIGVLTAMIGIFAVAPRHADRSGMSAINRGFFVSAVISLVLVALAVFTYLPSSYSGLHGVTDAAIRGRGGDPRVLALVAVAIGILLAAVIQQLTGYFTETGRRPVRDIGKTSLTGPATVILSGISVGLESAVYTALLIGLGVYGAFLLGGASIMLALFAVALAGTGLLTTVGVIVAMDTFGPVSDNAQGIAEMSGDVQGAGAQVLTDLDAVGNTTKAITKGIAIATAVLAASALFGSYRDAITTGVRDVGTGLTGPGAPLSLSMDISQPNNLVGLVAGAAVVFLFSGLAINAVSRSAGSVVFEVRRQFREKPGIMDFTEKPEYGKVVDICTKDALRELATPGLLAVLAPLFIGFTLGVGALGSFLAGAIGAGTLMAVFLANSGGAWDNAKKLVEDGHHGGKGSEAHAATVIGDTVGDPFKDTAGPAINPLLKVMNLVALLIAPAVIRFSYGDDENLGVRIGIAVLALLVIVVAVYISKRRGITVGDDGNAGRVDDSTGAAVVS